In Aciduliprofundum sp. MAR08-339, a single window of DNA contains:
- a CDS encoding winged helix-turn-helix domain-containing protein — translation MPSKKISNYEILKMIQQGMNAGEIAFKVGLSKGAISQRIKKLIEMGLIELDIEKTAFQQSLTLKHVKYYRLTEKGKEGVYKSITGGEAGAKMPRVRGVHNVQFKMAIKKDADFWYDHEVALKGWVRKYTWIGNVNVEKTTKHIIIRFGVEDPDPWRAAYKALETVLNVKRLLEEAAGYELGDPVQIGKPKWEILGDPVAEEVSKKQVVVTEHGAIDSTPEPGTLHFYDVEDVITYLEMPRKIREIEQEVKQFPGLAVEISKAVAETVAMEVSKSVVDAILHPEKYVKKSSQDLESRSEEILEEVEGYA, via the coding sequence ATGCCCAGTAAAAAAATTTCCAATTATGAGATTTTAAAAATGATCCAGCAAGGTATGAATGCTGGAGAAATAGCATTTAAGGTAGGATTATCTAAAGGTGCAATTTCGCAAAGGATAAAAAAATTGATAGAGATGGGATTAATAGAATTAGACATAGAGAAAACGGCATTTCAACAATCTCTCACGCTCAAGCATGTTAAGTATTACAGGCTCACAGAGAAGGGGAAGGAGGGAGTTTACAAAAGCATCACAGGGGGTGAGGCAGGTGCGAAGATGCCGAGGGTGCGAGGGGTGCATAATGTTCAGTTCAAGATGGCGATAAAGAAGGATGCAGATTTCTGGTATGATCATGAGGTTGCGTTAAAGGGATGGGTGAGGAAATACACCTGGATTGGAAATGTGAATGTTGAGAAGACGACGAAGCACATAATCATAAGATTTGGAGTAGAGGACCCGGACCCATGGCGAGCGGCATACAAGGCGCTTGAGACGGTGCTGAATGTAAAGCGTCTCCTGGAAGAAGCAGCAGGATATGAGTTAGGGGATCCTGTACAGATAGGCAAACCAAAATGGGAGATCCTGGGAGATCCTGTAGCTGAAGAAGTATCAAAGAAGCAGGTAGTGGTGACAGAGCATGGAGCGATAGACAGCACGCCAGAGCCGGGCACGTTGCATTTTTACGATGTGGAAGATGTGATAACATACCTTGAGATGCCGAGGAAGATCAGGGAGATAGAGCAGGAGGTAAAACAATTTCCAGGGCTGGCGGTAGAGATTTCAAAGGCAGTGGCTGAAACAGTAGCGATGGAGGTAAGCAAGAGCGTGGTAGATGCGATTTTGCACCCTGAGAAGTATGTTAAGAAATCTTCGCAGGACCTGGAATCCAGGAGCGAAGAAATTTTAGAGGAGGTGGAGGGATACGCATGA
- a CDS encoding AbrB/MazE/SpoVT family DNA-binding domain-containing protein, whose product MELVLKVQELGRIAIPKHVREILNIEPGDIVKIEIKDVIHTAQEVAADAP is encoded by the coding sequence ATGGAGTTGGTGTTAAAGGTGCAGGAGTTAGGGAGGATAGCAATACCAAAGCACGTGAGAGAGATTTTGAACATTGAGCCAGGAGACATTGTGAAGATAGAGATCAAAGATGTGATCCACACAGCGCAGGAGGTGGCGGCGGATGCTCCCTGA
- a CDS encoding tyrosine-type recombinase/integrase, with product MSYNRDEFLMWMYNERYRRATIDDYDRRLRRIFQQIDLNNISKTDLTLWLMDQEMQRGKVALNHDIKAINAYMRFLGKDIKLKTWATRSVREIYIPSEEDMEFILNFKWPNPGITRRNQLIVRYAFLALRRSEIANLNVGDVNERWISIRDSKMNVSRKIPMPKEVWKLTYDYIKYYRIPSDKYALFTTSQGRIHIKTIGTIFWTIAKALGKPLHPHSCRHWRAVDLYLKGVDLEAIRQYLGHAKLSTTQIYLKSLLSSITLSQIYEKDNLFGGYDVETHEIKEK from the coding sequence GTGAGTTATAACCGTGATGAATTTCTGATGTGGATGTATAACGAGAGATATCGGCGAGCAACGATAGACGATTATGATCGTAGACTGAGGAGGATTTTTCAGCAGATAGATCTTAACAACATCTCAAAAACTGATCTCACATTATGGCTAATGGATCAGGAGATGCAAAGGGGTAAAGTTGCATTAAACCATGACATAAAGGCGATAAACGCATATATGAGATTTCTGGGTAAGGATATAAAGCTTAAAACCTGGGCCACCCGTAGCGTAAGGGAGATATATATTCCATCGGAGGAAGATATGGAATTCATATTAAACTTCAAATGGCCTAATCCAGGGATTACCAGGAGAAACCAGTTAATTGTAAGGTATGCGTTTTTAGCCTTGAGGAGATCCGAGATTGCTAATTTAAATGTAGGAGATGTTAATGAAAGGTGGATCAGCATAAGAGACAGTAAGATGAATGTATCTAGGAAAATTCCAATGCCAAAGGAGGTATGGAAATTAACCTATGATTATATCAAATATTACAGGATTCCATCTGACAAATATGCACTTTTCACCACATCCCAAGGGAGGATCCACATAAAGACCATAGGGACTATTTTCTGGACCATAGCGAAGGCCTTGGGTAAGCCATTGCATCCTCACAGTTGCCGACATTGGAGGGCCGTGGATCTTTATTTAAAGGGTGTGGATCTTGAGGCAATAAGGCAGTATTTGGGCCATGCAAAGCTATCCACCACTCAGATTTATCTCAAGTCATTACTGAGCTCAATAACTCTATCTCAGATTTACGAGAAGGATAACCTATTTGGAGGATATGATGTAGAAACCCACGAAATAAAGGAAAAATAG
- a CDS encoding winged helix-turn-helix domain-containing protein has protein sequence MPSKKISNYEILKMIQQGMNAGEIAFKVGLSKGAISQRIKKLIEMGLIELDIEKTAFQQSLTLKHVKYYRLTEKGKEEVYKSITGGEAGAKMPRVRGVHNVQFKMAIKKDADFWYDHEVALKGWVRKYTWIGNVNVEKTTKHIIIRFGVEDPDPWRAAYKALETVLNVKRLLEEAAGYELGDPVQIGKPKWEILGDPVAEEVSKKQVVVTEHGAIDSTPEPGTLHFYDVEDVITYLEMPRKIREIEQEVKQFPGLAVEISKAVAETVAMEVSKSVVDAILHPEKYVKKSSQDLESRSEEILEEVEGYA, from the coding sequence ATGCCCAGTAAAAAAATTTCCAATTATGAGATTTTAAAAATGATCCAGCAAGGTATGAATGCTGGAGAAATAGCATTTAAGGTAGGATTATCTAAAGGTGCAATTTCGCAAAGGATAAAAAAATTGATAGAGATGGGATTAATAGAATTAGACATAGAGAAAACGGCATTTCAACAATCTCTCACGCTCAAGCATGTTAAGTATTACAGGCTCACAGAGAAGGGGAAGGAGGAAGTTTACAAAAGCATCACAGGGGGTGAGGCAGGTGCGAAGATGCCGAGGGTGCGAGGGGTGCATAATGTTCAGTTCAAGATGGCGATAAAGAAGGATGCAGATTTCTGGTATGATCATGAGGTTGCGTTAAAGGGATGGGTGAGGAAATACACCTGGATTGGAAATGTGAATGTTGAGAAGACGACGAAGCACATAATCATAAGATTTGGAGTAGAGGACCCGGACCCATGGCGAGCGGCATACAAGGCGCTTGAGACGGTGCTGAATGTAAAGCGTCTCCTGGAAGAAGCAGCAGGATATGAGTTAGGGGATCCTGTACAGATAGGCAAACCAAAATGGGAGATCCTGGGAGATCCTGTAGCTGAAGAAGTATCAAAGAAGCAGGTAGTGGTGACAGAGCATGGAGCGATAGACAGCACGCCAGAGCCGGGCACGTTGCATTTTTACGATGTGGAAGATGTGATAACATACCTTGAGATGCCGAGGAAGATCAGGGAGATAGAGCAGGAGGTAAAACAATTTCCAGGGCTGGCGGTAGAGATTTCAAAGGCAGTGGCTGAAACAGTAGCGATGGAGGTAAGCAAGAGCGTGGTAGATGCGATTTTGCACCCTGAGAAGTATGTTAAGAAATCTTCGCAGGACCTGGAATCCAGGAGCGAAGAAATTTTAGAGGAGGTGGAGGGATACGCATGA
- a CDS encoding recombinase family protein, which yields MKAIIYARVSTEEQKRKGYSIEAQIEACRAYAKAKGWDVVLEFKEAKSGKSAENREQLQRALTFLEEGGADILLVWRLDRLTRSIIDFQKILERVGPKISSVVEGLDMSTSAGRFVANILIAFAQYERESIGERTKLGLERAKKEGKHIGRRAKYPDEIAEKVRRLAQRGFSRREISEKLGIPDSAIRSILYYRKS from the coding sequence ATGAAAGCGATCATCTACGCCAGGGTGAGCACGGAGGAGCAGAAGCGGAAGGGCTACAGCATAGAGGCACAGATAGAGGCATGCAGAGCGTATGCGAAGGCGAAGGGCTGGGATGTGGTTTTGGAATTCAAAGAGGCAAAGAGCGGCAAGAGTGCAGAGAACAGAGAGCAGCTCCAGCGTGCTTTAACTTTTTTAGAGGAGGGCGGAGCGGACATTCTTTTAGTATGGCGCCTGGACAGATTGACCCGTTCAATCATAGATTTTCAGAAAATACTTGAGCGGGTAGGTCCCAAGATCTCCTCCGTGGTAGAAGGTTTGGATATGAGTACCTCGGCAGGGAGATTCGTTGCAAATATCCTTATTGCGTTTGCACAATACGAGAGGGAGAGTATAGGAGAGAGAACGAAGCTTGGACTAGAGAGGGCAAAGAAAGAAGGTAAACACATAGGGAGAAGGGCCAAGTATCCAGATGAGATTGCAGAGAAGGTGAGAAGATTGGCACAAAGAGGATTCTCCAGGAGAGAGATTTCTGAGAAGTTAGGAATCCCAGATAGTGCAATAAGATCTATCCTGTATTACCGGAAATCATAA
- a CDS encoding PadR family transcriptional regulator yields MIETQYKGRSAKMVKLTKKGRIIAEKLKEIDEMASMPEDELEAQRKRLHWIVDINTYTDHITAYDIHGGKKEIFNIWLKPNGKYLTLYCDLCHSDSCFHIDWALQDPVIGPEIREIAKKKGLKIKNDGE; encoded by the coding sequence ATGATAGAAACACAATACAAGGGTAGATCTGCAAAAATGGTAAAGCTCACAAAGAAGGGCCGTATTATAGCGGAGAAACTGAAAGAGATTGATGAGATGGCTTCCATGCCTGAAGACGAGCTTGAAGCACAAAGAAAGAGGTTGCACTGGATTGTGGATATCAACACCTACACGGACCACATAACCGCATACGACATTCACGGTGGAAAGAAGGAAATCTTCAACATCTGGCTCAAGCCAAATGGCAAATATCTTACTTTGTATTGCGATTTGTGCCATTCTGATTCCTGCTTTCACATTGATTGGGCCCTCCAGGACCCGGTGATAGGTCCCGAGATAAGAGAGATTGCCAAAAAGAAGGGCCTCAAGATAAAGAATGATGGAGAATAG